The genomic interval GAATCACTGAATGATTATGCGGATGGAAGCTGTATGTCGAGATGTAGGAAAAGTGACTGGAAAGAATTGTTAGAAAATCAATTGTTTGCTGTTCGGTAAGCTCATTCCTGGAAAATATCCCAAGGTACTGACAAAAGAAAGGTTGCTGGATGACATTAATATAACACTTATTCCTGATTGGAAGAGGCATTACAATCTGAAAATCATCATCCGCCGGCCAGACTATCGCATTCCATTCTTCACAAACTATATCCAGGTACCAGCTAAATCCATAGATAATACTTTGCCGAGAGCAGGTTATCAGTTCATCCCATTGCCGGTCATTTATCTGAGAACGAGTTAGCAGAACAGGGGTCAAGGAAGTAGAAACTAGTTTACAGTATTGAGTTCAAGGAATGCGTCAATCAACTTTAAGGAAGAAATGTCTTTTGTTTCTATTTAAAATAACTACGCAATTTCTGCAGTGTTTCTTCCACGTCCGGCGTTTCGTCCATCAGAAGATTAATGCTTTGAATTGAATGGATAACGGTACTATGATCGCGACCTCCAAAATGATAACCTATTGATTTTAAAGGTAGTTCTGTATATTCTTTTGCCAGAAACATAGCAAGCTGCCGGGGATAAACCACTTCTTTCTTCCTGCTTTTACTTTTAAGATCTGCGATTGTTACCTGAAAATAATCTGCAATCACTTCCTGAATCGTATCAATAGTGACTTCCTTATCTTCATTCATTACAATATTGCGCAATGTACTTTTCGCAAGTTCTACGTCGATTTCCCGCCTTGTTAAGGAAGCCTGTGCCATAAGTGATACAATTACACCTTCAAGCTCTCTAACGTTGGAATTTACACTATGTGCAACGTATTCGATCACATCGTAATCAATCGAAATTCCTTCTGACTGAATTTTCTTTTGAATGATAGCAATACGGGTCTCGAAATCCGGTGTTTGGAGATCAGCAGTAAGCCCCCATTTAAAACGGGAAAGCAACCTATCCTGCAATCCTACAAGTTCTCGGGGCGGACGGTCACTCGTCATGATAATTTGCTTGCCGAGCTGATGCAGGTGATTAAAAATATGGAAGAAAGTGTCCTGTGTCTTTTCCTTTCCTGACAAAAACTGTACGTCATCAATTGCCAGGACATCCACTTTCATGTAAAAGTCGTTGAAGTCCTGCAACGTATTGTTTTTGATAGAATTTATGAACTGATTGGTAAACTTTTCCGACGATACATACAGCACCAGTTTGTTATCAAAATGGTTCATGATGTAGTTTCCGATGGCCTGAACCAAATGTGTTTTCCCTAAACCAACACCACCATACATCATCAGCGGATTGAAAGAAGTAAGTCCGGGGCGTTGGGCAACAGCAAATCCGGCCGATCTAGCCAAACGGTTACAATCCCCTTCAATAAAATTATCAAATGAATAGTTCGGGTTCAGATAAGTATCCAGATTCATCGAATCGTGGTCTTTTAACTTTATAGTAGGAACTAAACGGGGATCAGTAGAAAAATTGTCAGGTTTAGATGCATTAGGCGACTTCTGGGTAGAAACATTCATTGTCAAAGGCTGATGTTTATCATTTCCTTTGTCAACGATGATAGAATATTCCAGAAGCCCGTCACGGCCAATGGCATAATCCAGGGCTTTTCTCAGAAGATTCACGTAATTATCTTCCAGCCATTCGTAAAAAAACTGGCTGGGAACTTGTATAGTAAGCACTTTACCATAAAGCTTTAACGGACGTATGGGTTCAAACCACGTCTTAAAGCTTTGCTCAGGTATATGCTGCTGAATTACCCTCAGGCATGCGTCCCAAATTTGGTCTACTTCTCTGTATGTGCTTACTCTTTCCAATGTAAAATAACCCGAAGTCAGAATGTCAAAAATCAAATGGGACGGCAAAGATATAAAAATACCTGATCTGTGCAGGCGAAACCAATATTCAATTTAATACCAACCTCAATGATAACCAAGCCAAACACTAAATCTATTTCAATATTCAGCCATCGGTAAGTCGACAATTCATATTGCTTAGTGCTTCAATTATGTAAATTCAAATTTGTAGTTTTGCTAAGATACGCTTAGATTTATAAAGGTCACATCAACACTTTGCAGATTATGTCCGAAAATATATTTTCAGAATTTTCTCCTTCCAATAAAACCTCCTGGAAAAGGCAGGCTGAAAAAGAATTGAAAGGATCTGTTGATGAGCTTAAAAATATCAAAATTACGGGCACAGAATATGCAGAGCCATATCTAACATTGGAAGATTTGGATTGGATTCAGGTTAAAGACATACAAAACTGTCAAAAAAAATCACCTGGCTGGCTGAATATCCCCATGATCAAATGGAGTAATTCTGCATCAGTTAATTCAAAAATGATCAATGCCTTATCCAATGGTGCACAAGGCATTCTGCTGGATATTAAAAATATAGAACCTGCTAAATGTGAATTTCAAAAACTACTTCATGGTGTAAGATTAAGTGACACACCGGTTTATTTTGAAACTGAACAAAACGGAAATATTATTTTTGACCTGATTTCAAAAGGTGCAGGATATTATATTAAAGGAGGCATTGCATACGATCCTGTTGCAAACTGGATGCGGTCGGGGCAGGATTACCGTAACGCTTTCCATGAAATTTCAGCATTGTCAAAAAAGACAAAAAATATGCATGAATTTTTTCCCGTTATGGTAGAAAGTCATGTTTACCACAATGCGGGTGCAACTCCGGTGCAGGAGCTTGCATATATGACGGCAGTGATGGTAACTTATTTAGATGTTCTTACTGACGCCGGCATATCTCCTTTACAGGCCATAAACCGCTTCTTTTTTCAATTTCTATTGGAACAGATTATCTGACTGAAATTGCCAAATTGAGGGCATTTCGATTTCTTTACCAAAAGGTTAGCCGTGCGTATCAGTTACCAGACAATCTTTGCCACGCATTTGTCCACACTTGTACTTCTTCCTTTCTTAACACTGAACAACTACCACATAACAACATGAGCCGTTCAACATCTGAGGCTATGAGCGCTGTTGTAGCAGGTTGTAACGCTTTAACTGTAAAACCATTTAATCATACTTTTGCTGAACCAAATCATTTCTCGGAACGCATTGCCCGAAATGTTTCCTTGATCATATCCGGTGAAAGCTATGTAAACCAGGTTGCAGATCCGTCCGCCGGTTCTTATTTCATTGAAAATCTTACATTGAAATTAGCAGATGCCGCCTGGGAATTGTTTCTTCAATTAGAAAAAAAGGGGGAATTATTCCTGCATTTGAAAACGGGATTATTCAGGAGGAAATAGAAAAAGCATGGATTGAGAAACTTAATTCTCTAAATGATGATCGGATAATAATTGGCGTCAATAAATATTGTTCGGATGAAACACCAATTCAAAAAGCTGTGTCAGGTGATTATGCTAAAAATGCAGTAAATCAGCTTCGGACTTTACCCGACAGAAACCTGTCTGAGAGCTGGAATGAATCAAAAATCAGTATGCATCAATAACGTCCTAACAATACAAAATAATATAACAATGTTAGATATTGACAATTAAGCTTACCAGCGCCATTTTATTTAGTATTATTTCACAACCATGAAACCGGACTTTACAAAAATATCCTTTGATCAAAGTAAGCTTAATGATCCGGTTATTGAAAAACCATTCAGTTTTTTTAATACTCAGGAAGGAATAAAATTAAAACCAATTTATGGAGAAAAGGATACAAATCATTTAGATTATCTTCAGTATAATGCCGGAGAACCTCCGTTTGTCCGTGGTCCTTACGCGAGTATGTACTTACAACGTCCCTGGACAATTCGTCAATATGCAGGATTTTCGACTGCAGAAGAATCCAATGCTTTTTATCGACGTAATCTGGCTGCCGGACAAAAGGGACTATCCATTGCTTTTGACCTGGCTACACATCGCGGATATGATTCTGATCATCTCAGAGTCGTTGGCGATGTTGGAAAGGCCGGCGTAGCCATTGATTCAGTTGAAGATATGAAAATCCTCTTCGATCAGATTCCATTGGATGAAATGTCCGTATCTATGACAATGAATGGTGCCGTTATTCCCATCCTGGCATTTTATATTGTTGCAGCCGAAGAACGGGGTGTTTCTCCTCAAAAATTAATGGGTACCATTCAGAATGACATTCTGAAAGAATACATGGTCAGAAATACCTATATATATCCGCCAAAACCATCTATGCGAATTGTGGGAGATATTTTTGCTTATGTTACCCATTATATGCCGCAATTTAATTCTATAAGTATCAGTGGATATCACATGCATGAAGCCGGAGCTCCTGCACATAT from Dyadobacter sp. NIV53 carries:
- the dnaA gene encoding chromosomal replication initiator protein DnaA — protein: MFDILTSGYFTLERVSTYREVDQIWDACLRVIQQHIPEQSFKTWFEPIRPLKLYGKVLTIQVPSQFFYEWLEDNYVNLLRKALDYAIGRDGLLEYSIIVDKGNDKHQPLTMNVSTQKSPNASKPDNFSTDPRLVPTIKLKDHDSMNLDTYLNPNYSFDNFIEGDCNRLARSAGFAVAQRPGLTSFNPLMMYGGVGLGKTHLVQAIGNYIMNHFDNKLVLYVSSEKFTNQFINSIKNNTLQDFNDFYMKVDVLAIDDVQFLSGKEKTQDTFFHIFNHLHQLGKQIIMTSDRPPRELVGLQDRLLSRFKWGLTADLQTPDFETRIAIIQKKIQSEGISIDYDVIEYVAHSVNSNVRELEGVIVSLMAQASLTRREIDVELAKSTLRNIVMNEDKEVTIDTIQEVIADYFQVTIADLKSKSRKKEVVYPRQLAMFLAKEYTELPLKSIGYHFGGRDHSTVIHSIQSINLLMDETPDVEETLQKLRSYFK